A window of the Lysinibacillus irui genome harbors these coding sequences:
- a CDS encoding ABC transporter ATP-binding protein produces MTVLIGRKIKKVYGKKSTAQEVLKGIDLEVNKGEFVGIMGPSGSGKTTLLNVLCSIDFATEGVIEINGHNLRGMKEKALANFRREQLGFIFQDYNLLDTLTVKENILLPLAISKLPKAVAESRVKELTSLLGITEILNKYPNEISGGQKQRTSAARALITNPSLVFADEPTGALDSKSATALLQNLQNINETKEATIMMVTHDAVAASFCTRVLFLKDGHIYSELYKGDKTRQAFFQEIMHTQGVLGGDGYES; encoded by the coding sequence GTGACAGTTTTAATTGGTCGTAAGATAAAGAAAGTATATGGTAAAAAATCAACCGCTCAAGAAGTATTAAAGGGTATTGATTTAGAAGTGAATAAAGGTGAGTTCGTAGGGATTATGGGTCCTTCTGGCTCTGGGAAAACAACACTTTTAAACGTCTTATGCTCAATTGACTTTGCGACAGAAGGTGTTATTGAAATAAACGGTCATAATTTGCGTGGTATGAAAGAAAAGGCTTTAGCGAACTTCCGTCGAGAGCAGCTTGGTTTCATTTTTCAAGATTATAATTTACTGGACACTTTAACAGTAAAGGAGAATATTCTTCTACCGTTAGCGATCAGTAAGTTACCGAAAGCTGTTGCAGAAAGTAGAGTGAAGGAACTCACATCCTTACTAGGTATCACTGAAATTTTAAATAAATATCCTAACGAAATATCAGGTGGGCAAAAACAGCGTACATCTGCTGCCCGTGCACTTATTACGAATCCATCGTTAGTGTTTGCTGACGAGCCTACTGGTGCATTAGATTCAAAATCAGCCACAGCCTTGCTCCAAAATCTACAAAACATTAATGAGACAAAAGAAGCGACAATCATGATGGTTACGCATGATGCTGTCGCTGCAAGCTTCTGTACACGTGTTTTATTTTTAAAAGACGGTCATATTTATAGTGAGCTATATAAAGGCGATAAAACAAGACAGGCTTTCTTTCAGGAAATCATGCATACTCAAGGTGTGCTAGGCGGTGATGGTTATGAGTCTTAG
- a CDS encoding sensor histidine kinase, protein MILFIRERIAWIGFFIFIIVMLNMLFLLDVGLNSVSIWYVNVSLLVSFSLFLMWRYIFEVGKLKDFLGNMDSHLDDAHKGGLALTPFQDVCFRKVEDILDEKNRELNQAKVQLQEYSDELLAWVHEVKAPLTTINLMLEHVEDLQLRRKLENEWLRLHLLVDQQLHLTRLASIEKDNYLNKVELKPIVYKEIRDLQAWCIEKGIGFEVDELKESVTTDPKWLAFIVRQILSNAIKYSPASSEITIFTELDPTGATLLHIKDVGIGIPLEDLPRIFQKSYTGTAGRESSQSTGMGLYLAYNVAQKIGIRISVQSSVGEGSLFTLRFPLQNEYIKLTGR, encoded by the coding sequence TTGATATTATTTATTAGAGAACGCATTGCATGGATAGGCTTTTTTATCTTCATTATTGTAATGTTAAATATGTTATTTCTTCTAGATGTTGGTTTAAATAGTGTCTCCATTTGGTATGTTAACGTTAGTTTGCTTGTTAGCTTTTCACTTTTTTTGATGTGGCGTTATATTTTTGAAGTTGGGAAATTAAAAGATTTCCTGGGAAATATGGATAGCCATCTTGATGATGCACATAAGGGCGGACTTGCTTTAACTCCTTTTCAGGATGTATGCTTTCGAAAAGTTGAAGATATCCTTGATGAGAAGAACAGGGAATTAAATCAAGCTAAAGTGCAGCTACAAGAGTATTCAGATGAGTTATTGGCATGGGTTCATGAAGTAAAGGCACCTTTAACAACCATTAATTTAATGTTAGAACATGTTGAAGACTTACAACTGCGTCGAAAATTAGAGAATGAATGGCTGAGGTTACATCTTTTGGTTGACCAACAGCTGCATCTAACAAGGTTAGCCTCAATTGAAAAGGATAATTATTTAAATAAAGTTGAACTGAAACCGATCGTATATAAAGAAATCAGGGATTTGCAAGCATGGTGTATTGAAAAGGGGATTGGCTTTGAAGTCGATGAGCTCAAAGAGTCGGTTACAACGGATCCTAAATGGCTGGCGTTTATTGTTCGACAAATACTCTCAAATGCCATCAAGTATAGTCCAGCAAGTTCTGAAATAACGATCTTTACTGAACTTGACCCAACCGGAGCCACTTTATTACATATTAAAGATGTAGGTATTGGAATACCCTTGGAAGATCTACCTAGAATTTTTCAAAAATCGTATACAGGAACAGCAGGAAGAGAATCCTCACAATCTACAGGAATGGGTCTTTATTTAGCGTATAATGTAGCCCAGAAAATTGGTATTCGTATTAGTGTTCAATCGAGTGTTGGGGAAGGCTCATTATTTACGTTGCGTTTCCCATTACAAAATGAATATATCAAACTAACAGGTAGATGA
- a CDS encoding response regulator transcription factor has product MEMKILLIEDDPSIFRMIQERFAQWSLHVFGPKNFQKVMDDFIEEKPHLVLIDIQLPAFDGFHWCREIRHLSKVPILFLSSRDHPMDMVMAMQMGADDFIQKPFHMEVLLAKAQAILRRTYDYVDDKMDVTRFNDAVIDYARSEIMYDGSIASLTKNELFILRILVENANHIVSRDELMRKLWDDERFVNDNTLSVNVNRLRTKLEDIGLRDVIQTKKGLGYMAVSQGM; this is encoded by the coding sequence ATGGAAATGAAAATATTGCTGATTGAAGATGATCCTTCTATTTTTAGGATGATTCAAGAACGGTTTGCGCAGTGGTCATTACATGTTTTCGGACCTAAAAATTTTCAAAAAGTAATGGATGATTTTATAGAGGAGAAGCCTCATCTTGTGCTAATCGATATTCAATTGCCTGCCTTTGACGGCTTTCACTGGTGTCGAGAAATCCGTCATCTTTCAAAAGTACCAATTCTTTTTCTATCTTCCCGAGATCATCCTATGGATATGGTAATGGCCATGCAAATGGGGGCAGATGATTTTATACAAAAGCCCTTTCATATGGAAGTGTTACTTGCAAAAGCACAGGCTATATTGCGAAGAACATATGACTATGTTGACGATAAAATGGACGTCACACGTTTTAATGATGCTGTTATTGATTATGCTAGAAGTGAAATTATGTATGACGGAAGTATCGCTTCATTAACTAAAAATGAGCTCTTTATATTACGGATTTTAGTAGAAAATGCTAATCATATTGTTTCGAGAGATGAGTTAATGAGAAAACTGTGGGATGATGAACGTTTTGTAAACGATAATACTTTGTCGGTAAATGTTAATCGATTACGTACAAAGTTAGAGGATATTGGTTTACGTGATGTGATTCAAACGAAAAAAGGCCTGGGGTATATGGCAGTGAGCCAAGGGATGTGA
- the tuf gene encoding elongation factor Tu produces the protein MAKEKFDRSKTHANIGTIGHVDHGKTTLTAAIATVLSKKMGGTAKSYADIDNAPEEKERGITINTSHVEYETATRHYAHVDCPGHADYVKNMITGAAQMDGGILVVSAADGPMPQTREHILLSRQVGVPYLVVFMNKCDMVDDEELLELVEMEIRDLLSEYDFPGDDIPVIKGSALKALEGEPEWEEKIVELMDAVDSYIPTPERQTDKPFMMPVEDVFSITGRGTVATGRVERGQVKVGDVVEIIGIAEEAKSTTVTGVEMFRKLLDYAEAGDNIGALLRGVAREEIQRGQVLAKPGSITPHTNFKAEVYVLSKEEGGRHTPFFSNYRPQFYFRTTDVTGICNLPEGVEMVMPGDNIEMTVELIAPIALEEGTKFSIREGGRTVGAGVVASIQK, from the coding sequence ATGGCTAAAGAAAAATTTGACCGTTCTAAAACGCATGCTAACATTGGTACAATCGGACACGTTGACCATGGTAAAACTACTTTAACTGCTGCAATCGCTACAGTTCTTTCTAAAAAAATGGGTGGTACAGCTAAATCTTACGCTGACATCGATAACGCTCCAGAAGAAAAAGAGCGTGGTATCACAATCAATACTTCTCACGTAGAATACGAAACAGCTACTCGTCACTATGCACACGTTGACTGCCCAGGACACGCTGACTATGTTAAAAACATGATCACTGGTGCTGCTCAAATGGACGGCGGTATCTTAGTAGTATCTGCTGCTGATGGCCCAATGCCACAAACTCGTGAACACATCCTTTTATCTCGTCAAGTAGGTGTTCCATACTTAGTAGTATTCATGAACAAATGTGATATGGTTGACGACGAAGAATTATTAGAATTAGTAGAAATGGAAATCCGTGACCTACTATCTGAATATGACTTCCCAGGTGACGATATTCCTGTAATCAAAGGTTCTGCTCTTAAAGCTCTTGAAGGTGAACCAGAATGGGAAGAAAAAATCGTTGAATTAATGGACGCTGTAGATTCTTACATCCCAACTCCAGAACGTCAAACTGACAAACCATTCATGATGCCAGTAGAGGACGTATTCTCTATCACTGGTCGTGGTACAGTTGCAACTGGCCGTGTTGAACGTGGTCAAGTTAAAGTTGGTGACGTAGTTGAAATCATCGGTATTGCTGAAGAAGCTAAATCTACTACTGTAACTGGTGTAGAAATGTTCCGTAAATTATTAGACTATGCTGAAGCTGGAGACAACATCGGTGCTTTACTTCGTGGTGTAGCTCGTGAAGAAATCCAACGTGGTCAAGTATTAGCTAAACCAGGTTCAATCACTCCACACACTAACTTCAAAGCTGAAGTTTACGTTTTATCAAAAGAAGAGGGTGGCCGTCATACTCCATTCTTCTCTAACTACCGTCCTCAGTTCTACTTCCGTACAACTGACGTAACAGGTATCTGTAACTTACCAGAAGGCGTTGAAATGGTAATGCCTGGTGATAACATCGAAATGACAGTTGAACTTATCGCTCCAATCGCTCTAGAAGAAGGTACTAAATTCTCTATCCGTGAGGGTGGCCGTACTGTAGGCGCTGGCGTAGTTGCTTCTATCCAAAAATAA
- the fusA gene encoding elongation factor G: MKREFSLENTRNIGIMAHIDAGKTTTTERILYYTGKIHKIGETHEGASQMDWMEQEQERGITITSAATTAQWKGNRVNIIDTPGHVDFTVEVERSLRVLDGAVTVLDAQSGVEPQTETVWRQATTYGVPRIVFINKMDKMGADFLYSVGTLHERLQANAHPIQLPIGAEDEFKAIIDLVEMDVTYYDNEEGTALREGQPIPEEYQAQADEYREKLIEAIAEVNEEIMEKYFAGEEITKEELKAAIRKATIAVEFYPVICGTAFKHKGVRKMLDAVIDYLPSPVDVPAIKGTTPDGDETERPSSDEAPFAALAFKVMTDPFVGKLTFFRVYSGVLESGSYVQNSSKGKRERVGRILQMHANSREEISKVFAGDIAAAVGLKDTTTGDTLCEEKNLVILESMEFPEPVISLSVEPKSKADQDKMGQALQKLQEEDPTFRAHTDQETGQTIISGMGELHLDILVDRMRREFKVEANVGAPMVSYRETFRGSAQVQGKFTRQSGGRGQYGDVWIEFSPNEEGKGFEFENAIVGGVVPREYIPAVEAGLRDSLDRGVIAGYPLIDIKAKLFDGSYHDVDSNEMAFKIAASMALKAAASKCSPVLLEPMMKVEVVIPEEYLGDIMGNITSRRGRVEGMEARGNAQVVRAMVPLSEMFGYATTLRSATQGRGVFSMVFDHYEEVPKSISEEIIKKNKGE; encoded by the coding sequence ATGAAACGCGAATTCTCTCTAGAGAATACTCGTAATATTGGGATCATGGCTCACATTGATGCTGGTAAAACAACAACAACTGAGCGTATCCTTTATTACACAGGTAAGATTCACAAAATCGGTGAAACTCATGAAGGCGCTTCTCAAATGGACTGGATGGAGCAAGAGCAAGAACGTGGTATCACAATCACTTCTGCTGCGACAACAGCTCAATGGAAAGGCAACCGCGTAAACATCATCGATACTCCTGGACACGTAGACTTCACTGTAGAAGTAGAACGTTCTTTACGTGTACTTGACGGCGCAGTAACTGTACTTGATGCTCAATCTGGTGTTGAACCTCAAACAGAAACTGTATGGCGTCAAGCTACAACTTACGGTGTACCACGTATCGTATTCATTAACAAAATGGATAAAATGGGTGCAGACTTCCTATATTCTGTAGGTACTTTACACGAGCGTTTACAAGCAAATGCTCATCCAATCCAATTACCAATTGGTGCGGAAGATGAATTCAAAGCAATTATTGACTTAGTAGAAATGGATGTAACTTACTACGATAACGAAGAAGGTACAGCATTACGTGAAGGTCAACCAATTCCTGAAGAATATCAAGCTCAAGCAGATGAGTACCGTGAAAAGTTAATCGAAGCAATTGCTGAAGTTAATGAAGAAATCATGGAAAAATACTTTGCTGGTGAAGAAATTACTAAAGAAGAGCTTAAAGCGGCTATCCGTAAAGCGACAATCGCAGTAGAATTCTATCCAGTAATCTGTGGTACAGCATTCAAACACAAAGGTGTTCGTAAAATGCTTGATGCAGTTATCGACTACTTACCATCTCCAGTTGATGTACCTGCTATTAAAGGTACAACTCCAGATGGTGATGAAACTGAACGTCCATCTTCAGACGAGGCGCCATTCGCAGCTTTAGCATTTAAAGTTATGACTGACCCATTCGTAGGTAAATTAACGTTCTTCCGTGTGTACTCTGGTGTTCTTGAATCAGGTTCATACGTACAAAACTCTTCAAAAGGTAAACGTGAGCGCGTAGGTCGTATCCTACAAATGCACGCAAACAGCCGTGAAGAGATTTCAAAAGTATTCGCTGGTGATATCGCAGCTGCTGTAGGTCTTAAAGATACAACAACTGGTGACACTCTTTGTGAAGAGAAAAACCTTGTTATCCTTGAGTCTATGGAGTTCCCAGAGCCAGTTATCTCTCTTTCTGTAGAACCTAAATCTAAAGCTGACCAAGATAAAATGGGTCAAGCTTTACAAAAGCTACAAGAAGAAGATCCAACATTCCGTGCACATACAGACCAAGAAACTGGTCAAACAATCATCTCAGGTATGGGTGAGCTTCACCTTGATATCTTAGTTGACCGTATGCGTCGTGAATTTAAAGTAGAAGCTAACGTTGGTGCTCCAATGGTATCTTACCGTGAAACATTCCGTGGCTCTGCTCAAGTTCAAGGTAAATTTACTCGTCAATCTGGTGGTCGTGGTCAATACGGTGACGTATGGATCGAGTTCTCTCCAAACGAAGAGGGTAAAGGCTTTGAATTCGAAAATGCTATCGTTGGTGGTGTAGTTCCACGTGAATATATTCCAGCTGTTGAAGCAGGTCTTCGTGACTCGCTTGACCGCGGTGTAATCGCTGGTTATCCATTAATCGACATCAAAGCGAAATTATTCGATGGTTCATACCATGATGTTGACTCAAACGAAATGGCATTTAAAATCGCTGCATCTATGGCACTTAAAGCTGCTGCATCAAAATGTAGCCCAGTTCTTTTAGAGCCAATGATGAAAGTTGAAGTTGTAATTCCTGAAGAATATCTTGGTGATATCATGGGTAACATCACTTCTCGCCGTGGCCGCGTAGAAGGTATGGAAGCTCGCGGTAACGCTCAAGTTGTTCGTGCGATGGTTCCACTTTCAGAAATGTTTGGATATGCAACAACTTTACGTTCTGCAACGCAAGGTCGTGGTGTATTCTCAATGGTATTCGATCATTATGAAGAAGTACCTAAATCAATCTCTGAAGAGATCATCAAAAAAAATAAAGGTGAATAA